In Thalassotalea fonticola, a single genomic region encodes these proteins:
- a CDS encoding RrF2 family transcriptional regulator codes for MHITRYTDYSLRVLIYLAINSKQLATINDIAKSYNISKNHLMKIVQQLNLRGYLLATRGKNGGIKLNLAAKQINIGALVREFEHSNKLVECFGENNQCVITSTCQLKQIFAQAQESFYQTLDKFTLADLVGAEKQPELASILAIDAA; via the coding sequence ATGCATATTACTCGATATACAGATTATTCGTTGCGAGTGTTAATTTATTTAGCAATTAACTCTAAGCAACTCGCCACAATTAATGACATTGCCAAAAGTTATAATATTTCCAAAAATCACTTAATGAAAATTGTGCAGCAACTAAACCTAAGGGGATATTTGCTGGCTACTCGAGGAAAAAATGGCGGCATTAAGCTTAACCTTGCAGCCAAACAAATAAATATTGGCGCTTTGGTTCGTGAATTTGAACACTCTAACAAGTTAGTCGAGTGTTTTGGAGAAAATAACCAGTGCGTGATCACCTCAACTTGCCAATTGAAACAAATATTTGCACAAGCACAAGAAAGCTTTTATCAAACCTTGGACAAGTTTACTTTAGCAGACTTAGTTGGCGCTGAAAAACAGCCTGAATTAGCAAGCATACTAGCAATAGATGCCGCTTAA
- the queF gene encoding NADPH-dependent 7-cyano-7-deazaguanine reductase QueF (Catalyzes the NADPH-dependent reduction of 7-cyano-7-deazaguanine (preQ0) to 7-aminomethyl-7-deazaguanine (preQ1) in queuosine biosynthesis) — protein MTHYDNATELKSLLLGKSTEYKSNYAPELLQGVPRSLNRDDLNLQCSLPFYGEDVWYGYELSWLQPNGKPVVAVAEFRIPCTSENLVESKSFKLYLNSFNQTHFGSWQDVENTLINDLTTTAKAPVKVALFAVDNCPALAISNIDALKIDDIDISIDSYDFDRNILAQAAAMTSDNNVSEYLVSHLLKSNCLITNQPDWGSVYITYTGKQINHSLLLKYLISFRQHNEFHEQCVERIYTDIMEFCQPESLTVFARYTRRGGLDINPFRSSEDISAPANRTLRQ, from the coding sequence ATGACTCACTACGACAACGCAACCGAATTAAAGTCTTTATTACTTGGAAAAAGTACTGAATACAAAAGTAATTATGCGCCAGAACTATTACAAGGCGTGCCGAGATCGTTAAATAGGGATGATTTAAACCTGCAATGCTCTTTACCCTTTTATGGGGAGGATGTTTGGTATGGTTATGAGCTTTCCTGGTTACAGCCAAATGGTAAGCCAGTAGTTGCAGTGGCCGAATTTCGCATACCTTGCACCAGTGAAAATCTAGTAGAATCAAAATCGTTCAAGTTGTATTTGAACAGTTTTAACCAAACTCACTTTGGTTCATGGCAAGATGTTGAAAATACGCTTATAAATGATTTAACTACAACGGCTAAAGCCCCAGTAAAAGTTGCATTGTTTGCTGTTGATAATTGCCCTGCTCTAGCCATTAGTAATATAGATGCGTTAAAAATAGATGACATCGACATTAGCATTGATAGCTATGACTTTGATCGTAATATTTTAGCTCAAGCTGCAGCAATGACTTCAGATAATAACGTTAGCGAATACCTTGTCAGTCACTTATTAAAATCTAATTGCTTAATAACCAATCAACCTGACTGGGGTAGCGTTTATATTACTTATACCGGTAAACAAATTAATCATTCACTTTTATTGAAATATTTAATTTCATTTCGCCAACATAATGAATTTCATGAACAGTGTGTGGAGCGTATCTACACAGATATTATGGAGTTTTGTCAACCTGAATCGCTCACGGTATTTGCTCGTTATACGCGCCGAGGTGGGCTCGACATAAACCCATTTAGAAGCAGCGAAGATATATCTGCACCGGCAAATAGAACATTAAGACAATAA
- a CDS encoding DUF962 domain-containing protein has product MQQKQFNSFKEFYPFYLSQHQNPVCRNLHYIGSVLVLIMLAYAIFNQQYLLLWTLPITGYGFAWVGHFFYEKNKPATFQYPWYSFVGDWVMLLDFVRGKKHL; this is encoded by the coding sequence ATGCAACAAAAACAATTTAATTCGTTTAAGGAATTTTATCCGTTTTATTTAAGTCAACATCAAAATCCTGTCTGTCGTAATTTGCATTACATTGGCAGTGTTTTGGTGCTGATTATGTTGGCTTATGCAATCTTCAATCAACAATACCTACTTCTATGGACTTTACCTATTACTGGTTACGGTTTTGCTTGGGTAGGGCATTTCTTTTATGAAAAAAATAAACCTGCTACTTTCCAATATCCCTGGTATAGCTTTGTTGGCGACTGGGTAATGCTGCTCGATTTTGTACGTGGTAAAAAACACCTGTAA
- the ppnN gene encoding nucleotide 5'-monophosphate nucleosidase PpnN has translation MQIELNPVGNMCLLSPLEVDQLQHSANSELYQLYRNCSLAVLNVGSTTDDAEAIYETYKDFNIQVLKRERGVKLRLINPPDHAFVDGKIIKGIQEQLSAVLRDILFISTRYLATPPPRSSDLITHIVFDIFRNAGAIKLDSEPGVITCWGGHSIKHEEYKYTKNTGYQLGLRNINICTGCGPGAMKGPMKGATFGHAKQRSGIGRYIGLTEPSIIAAEPPNTIVNELVIMPDIEKRLEAFVRLSHGLIIFPGGAGTAEELLFVLGILLHPENKLQKLPIVLTGPKDAEQYFNALDTFIGEILGADAQQLYTIIIDDSEEVAKYLKEQISSVISYRKAVGDAYHYNWTLEIEAQFQQPFEPNHENMAQISLHNDLPVNELAANLRKIFSGIVAGNVKPEWVKNIRKNGPYEISGDKEIMTHMDNLLSSFVKQGRMKLQGEYTPCYKIVSE, from the coding sequence ATGCAAATTGAATTAAATCCTGTAGGCAATATGTGCCTACTTTCCCCTCTTGAGGTCGATCAACTCCAGCACTCCGCTAATAGCGAACTTTATCAACTTTACCGTAATTGCTCCCTTGCGGTATTAAACGTTGGAAGTACGACTGATGATGCCGAAGCAATTTATGAAACATACAAAGACTTTAATATACAGGTATTAAAACGCGAACGAGGGGTGAAATTACGATTAATTAATCCCCCTGATCACGCCTTTGTCGATGGTAAAATAATCAAAGGTATTCAAGAACAGTTATCGGCTGTTTTACGTGATATTTTATTTATTTCAACACGATATTTAGCTACCCCACCACCCCGGTCTTCAGATCTGATAACGCACATTGTTTTTGACATTTTTCGGAATGCCGGGGCGATCAAACTTGATAGCGAGCCAGGTGTTATAACCTGCTGGGGCGGGCACTCGATAAAGCATGAAGAATATAAATACACCAAAAATACTGGCTATCAACTTGGCTTGCGTAATATAAATATATGCACAGGTTGTGGTCCTGGAGCAATGAAAGGCCCGATGAAAGGAGCAACCTTTGGTCATGCTAAACAGCGTAGCGGCATTGGCCGTTATATAGGGTTAACTGAGCCAAGTATTATTGCTGCAGAGCCGCCAAATACCATAGTAAATGAATTGGTGATCATGCCAGATATTGAAAAACGCCTAGAAGCTTTCGTACGCTTAAGCCATGGCTTAATTATTTTTCCTGGAGGGGCAGGAACCGCAGAAGAGTTGCTGTTTGTATTGGGAATTTTACTACACCCAGAAAATAAACTGCAAAAATTGCCTATAGTCCTCACCGGTCCAAAAGACGCAGAACAATACTTTAATGCGTTAGATACTTTCATTGGTGAAATTTTAGGCGCTGATGCACAGCAACTTTATACCATTATTATTGATGATAGCGAAGAAGTGGCTAAGTATTTAAAAGAGCAAATAAGTTCAGTAATAAGCTATCGTAAAGCGGTTGGCGACGCCTATCACTATAATTGGACTTTAGAAATAGAGGCTCAATTTCAACAACCGTTCGAGCCCAATCATGAAAATATGGCTCAAATAAGCCTACATAATGATTTACCTGTAAATGAACTTGCAGCCAATTTACGAAAAATATTTTCCGGAATTGTCGCTGGCAATGTAAAACCTGAATGGGTTAAAAACATCCGTAAAAATGGCCCATATGAAATATCTGGTGACAAAGAAATTATGACTCACATGGATAACCTGTTATCATCTTTTGTTAAGCAGGGACGGATGAAATTACAGGGCGAATATACGCCTTGTTATAAAATCGTTTCAGAGTGA
- the xni gene encoding flap endonuclease Xni encodes MQAHLVLIDAMNLIRRIYAAQERLYPLNGDLSDKTKQQIIHNTKTAATKALQKIIQEHEPSHALAVFDCQGLCWRYKVFPEYKKGRKKMPEHLKDSLSAMQDSFLALGVDSLESEQDEADDLIATLAVKMALKGQNTTIISTDKGFLPLLGHHVQVYDYFKKRYFDDEYVQQKFNVKTTQLIDFWTLTGDTTNKIPGVAGIGQVIASQLLNTYGSLKAILAATDLKKSIAKKFADTELQFELSQQLLNLKKDIPLGFNLKDIRLHNDSVN; translated from the coding sequence ATGCAAGCTCACTTAGTTCTTATTGATGCCATGAACTTGATCCGCAGAATATATGCGGCTCAAGAACGGTTGTACCCGTTAAATGGCGATTTATCTGATAAAACCAAACAACAAATTATTCATAATACCAAGACGGCGGCGACTAAAGCCCTGCAAAAAATCATTCAAGAGCACGAGCCTAGCCATGCTCTAGCGGTATTTGACTGCCAAGGCTTATGTTGGCGTTATAAGGTATTTCCCGAATATAAAAAAGGTCGCAAGAAAATGCCTGAGCACTTAAAAGATAGTTTGTCTGCAATGCAAGACAGTTTTCTAGCATTAGGCGTTGATTCATTAGAATCAGAGCAAGATGAAGCCGATGACTTAATTGCAACTTTAGCGGTAAAAATGGCGCTTAAAGGCCAAAATACCACCATCATATCTACTGACAAAGGTTTTTTACCCCTACTTGGCCATCACGTACAAGTGTATGATTATTTCAAAAAACGTTATTTTGATGATGAATATGTGCAACAAAAGTTCAATGTAAAAACAACGCAGCTTATCGATTTCTGGACATTAACGGGTGATACCACCAATAAGATCCCTGGTGTTGCCGGCATTGGGCAAGTTATCGCGTCTCAGTTATTAAATACTTACGGCTCTTTAAAAGCAATACTTGCGGCTACAGACTTGAAAAAATCAATTGCCAAAAAGTTTGCTGATACGGAGTTACAATTTGAACTAAGTCAACAACTGCTTAATTTGAAAAAAGATATTCCTTTAGGATTTAACCTTAAAGATATTCGCTTACATAATGATTCAGTAAATTAA
- the syd gene encoding SecY-interacting protein translates to MNTTAQSIDLAISQLTEQYKQHCINQTGKLPRVEHDDSWPSPCETGAIDANGFIDWQPVKIDESLDFKNVEQALGFSIHQDVHTYFSQMYSEAIPASCSEGNLELLFAWNKDDYERLQQNIIGHVLMKQKLKQEVTIFFAVTDEDDINLVIKNNNGEVWVEPVGCEPSKFIAPSLTEFINSLKFHS, encoded by the coding sequence ATGAATACCACAGCGCAAAGCATTGACTTAGCTATTAGTCAGTTAACTGAACAATACAAGCAACATTGCATTAATCAAACCGGTAAATTACCGAGAGTTGAGCATGATGATAGTTGGCCATCTCCTTGTGAAACCGGAGCTATTGATGCGAATGGTTTTATTGATTGGCAGCCGGTAAAAATAGATGAATCTTTAGATTTTAAAAATGTTGAACAAGCTCTTGGCTTTAGTATTCACCAAGATGTTCATACTTACTTTAGTCAAATGTATTCTGAGGCAATCCCAGCAAGCTGTAGTGAAGGCAATTTAGAATTATTATTTGCCTGGAATAAAGATGACTATGAGCGTTTACAGCAAAATATTATTGGTCATGTTTTGATGAAACAAAAGTTAAAGCAAGAAGTTACTATATTTTTTGCGGTAACTGATGAAGATGACATCAATTTAGTGATTAAAAACAATAATGGCGAAGTTTGGGTAGAGCCAGTGGGCTGTGAGCCAAGTAAGTTTATTGCTCCAAGCTTAACTGAGTTCATCAATAGTCTGAAATTTCACAGCTAA
- a CDS encoding DUF2789 family protein — translation MDLSLHNLEGLFAQLGLDSTEQGINNFISTNKGLDANTRLADANFWNQSQASFLADSIRLDSDWSEIVDVLNALLR, via the coding sequence ATGGACTTGTCATTACATAACTTAGAGGGGCTGTTTGCCCAACTTGGCTTAGATTCAACAGAACAAGGTATTAATAATTTTATTAGTACGAATAAAGGGCTAGATGCTAATACTAGGTTAGCTGATGCAAATTTTTGGAATCAATCACAGGCGAGCTTTTTAGCTGATTCGATTCGACTAGATTCTGACTGGAGCGAGATTGTTGATGTGTTAAATGCTTTACTGCGCTAA
- a CDS encoding DUF423 domain-containing protein, which yields MLMRILSTFSGIIAAACVLLSAWLSHAGDKLSLQQVSNLETALLFAFIHSIAIFIAVLLFNQTQHKFCQYAASLFGFGLLSFCGLIIFKTFLPIGMLSKLTPMGGIAFALGWIVLGLAGAKARTNIIGNKD from the coding sequence ATGTTAATGCGTATTTTATCTACATTTTCTGGCATAATAGCCGCCGCTTGCGTTTTGCTGTCTGCATGGTTGTCTCATGCCGGAGATAAGCTATCCTTACAGCAGGTAAGTAATTTAGAAACCGCATTACTTTTTGCATTTATTCACAGCATTGCAATTTTTATTGCTGTGCTTTTATTTAATCAAACTCAGCATAAATTCTGCCAATATGCAGCAAGTTTGTTTGGCTTTGGTTTATTAAGCTTTTGTGGCTTAATTATATTTAAAACATTTTTACCTATAGGAATGCTCTCCAAACTGACCCCAATGGGCGGGATAGCATTTGCTTTAGGTTGGATAGTTCTTGGTTTAGCTGGAGCAAAGGCAAGAACTAACATAATAGGAAATAAAGATTAA
- a CDS encoding GNAT family N-acetyltransferase, which translates to MNDVKIAADVDIRAAYLTAPELKLAASLIYQAYHDDPVFIDIFSGVGDYEQKLRASIREELAAFWQAKQPILGIYLGEALVGVACLHSPANGFGSDRFWHWRLKMMLSAGYVSTKQMIQKEEQIIAAVPMECFHILSFIAIHPLHQHHGFGHYLMAAVNAVFEDETESEGVAIYVTSDKYKAFFKECDYDTIKEITVGNVTGPLMVHYKDS; encoded by the coding sequence ATGAATGATGTAAAAATTGCTGCTGATGTTGATATCAGAGCAGCTTATTTAACTGCACCAGAGCTGAAGCTTGCAGCCTCACTTATTTATCAGGCTTATCATGATGACCCGGTGTTTATCGATATTTTCTCCGGTGTGGGTGATTATGAGCAAAAACTCAGAGCATCTATTCGTGAAGAGTTAGCCGCATTCTGGCAAGCAAAACAACCAATATTAGGTATTTACCTTGGGGAAGCATTGGTTGGTGTTGCTTGTTTACACAGCCCTGCAAATGGTTTTGGATCTGACCGGTTCTGGCATTGGCGCTTAAAAATGATGCTAAGTGCTGGCTATGTAAGTACCAAGCAAATGATCCAAAAAGAAGAGCAAATAATTGCGGCCGTACCAATGGAATGCTTTCATATACTGTCTTTTATCGCCATACACCCTTTACATCAGCACCATGGTTTCGGTCATTATCTAATGGCTGCGGTTAATGCTGTATTTGAAGATGAGACCGAAAGTGAAGGTGTTGCAATTTATGTTACTTCAGATAAATACAAAGCATTCTTTAAGGAGTGTGACTACGATACCATTAAAGAAATTACCGTGGGTAATGTTACCGGCCCATTAATGGTTCATTATAAAGATTCTTAA
- a CDS encoding DUF3192 domain-containing protein, protein MKKSLATLLLIAPLTLGLTGCIIVADGNGEHGSFVTDHQDREYENRKKIARLESGMAYLAAQDYLGVPDFNESYDKGGETIQVLFYRTNRVHSDSMTTKDECTPLIFKAGKLTSWGESAYKEL, encoded by the coding sequence ATGAAAAAATCTTTAGCTACATTATTGCTTATTGCTCCACTCACTTTAGGTTTAACCGGTTGTATCATTGTTGCTGATGGCAATGGTGAACATGGTAGCTTTGTCACTGATCATCAAGATAGAGAGTATGAAAACCGTAAAAAAATTGCTCGCTTAGAAAGTGGCATGGCTTATTTAGCCGCGCAAGATTATTTAGGGGTTCCTGATTTTAATGAAAGTTATGATAAAGGTGGTGAAACAATTCAAGTGTTATTTTATCGTACTAATAGAGTTCACTCTGACAGTATGACTACCAAGGATGAATGTACACCACTTATCTTTAAAGCTGGAAAGTTAACTAGCTGGGGTGAAAGCGCCTATAAAGAGCTTTAA
- a CDS encoding DUF3192 domain-containing protein, whose protein sequence is MNTKVASRIAIAVIIYAIFAAAVMYFYKDTPVKMEWDEREGFNRQYIAKLKLDSANLDKIILDIGSPDLTEAKKVSTGNYQVMFFRTQHKHSDGITTQDECTPLLFKDDVLVGIGASAYSDYKELKAIE, encoded by the coding sequence ATGAACACCAAAGTTGCTTCTCGTATTGCTATCGCAGTTATTATTTACGCTATTTTTGCTGCGGCGGTAATGTATTTTTATAAAGATACTCCGGTAAAAATGGAATGGGATGAGCGCGAGGGCTTCAACCGCCAGTACATAGCTAAATTAAAACTGGATAGTGCCAACCTAGATAAAATCATTCTTGATATAGGTAGCCCAGATTTAACTGAAGCTAAAAAAGTTTCCACCGGTAATTATCAAGTTATGTTTTTTCGAACTCAACATAAGCATTCTGATGGCATAACAACTCAAGATGAATGCACGCCGTTATTATTTAAAGATGATGTATTAGTTGGCATCGGTGCAAGCGCATATTCAGATTATAAAGAGCTAAAAGCGATTGAGTAA
- a CDS encoding NnrS family protein, whose protein sequence is MTTLLNIDNSPGKAKKQALAFFELAFRPFFLLASLFSIIALLAWSAILNGNLNLNVYGGSFWWHTHEMLFGFVAAIIVGFLLTAVQNWTGVQSIHGKSLALLVCLWLVGRALFLFPAVVPVWLIAFVDIMFLPISAVALARPIIKVKLWRNLMFIPILLVMTLANITMHYSVIEPSVELMTTASTTMVLLVTLVMCIMGGRVFPMFTANGTQTARVNAIPLLEKIAIISTLLALIISLNLIKVPALINAIIFFIAAAAHVVRAYRWKIWVTLKTPLVWSLHLSYWCIALGLLLFGLAELTATVTHSQAVHTLTVGAMGTMILSMISRVSLGHTGRAIIASKVMTVAFIAIISAVIIRVFGSYWFSNYNLVINFAVVLWTIAYGSFVVLYFPILTKPNARN, encoded by the coding sequence ATGACAACATTATTAAATATAGATAACTCACCTGGTAAAGCAAAAAAGCAAGCTTTGGCATTTTTCGAACTTGCGTTTCGTCCATTCTTTTTATTAGCTTCACTGTTTAGCATTATAGCTTTACTTGCTTGGAGTGCTATTTTGAATGGCAATCTTAACCTGAACGTCTATGGTGGCTCTTTTTGGTGGCATACGCATGAAATGTTATTTGGTTTTGTGGCGGCTATTATTGTTGGCTTTTTACTAACCGCGGTACAAAATTGGACCGGAGTACAAAGCATTCATGGCAAGAGTTTGGCTTTGTTAGTTTGTTTATGGCTGGTTGGTAGGGCGTTATTTTTATTTCCTGCTGTAGTTCCTGTTTGGCTTATTGCTTTTGTTGATATTATGTTTTTACCAATATCAGCTGTAGCACTTGCAAGACCCATTATTAAAGTAAAGCTTTGGCGTAATTTAATGTTTATTCCAATCCTGTTGGTAATGACATTAGCCAATATTACTATGCATTATTCTGTAATTGAGCCCTCTGTAGAATTAATGACTACTGCCAGTACTACCATGGTATTACTAGTCACGTTAGTAATGTGCATTATGGGCGGGCGAGTATTTCCTATGTTTACCGCAAACGGTACTCAAACTGCACGTGTTAACGCTATTCCACTATTAGAAAAAATAGCCATTATTAGTACTTTGCTGGCACTTATTATTAGCCTGAACTTGATCAAAGTACCGGCTTTAATTAACGCAATAATATTTTTTATCGCAGCTGCTGCGCATGTTGTAAGGGCTTATCGTTGGAAAATATGGGTAACATTAAAAACCCCCTTAGTATGGTCACTACATTTAAGTTATTGGTGCATTGCTTTAGGGTTATTATTATTTGGTTTGGCCGAATTAACGGCTACGGTTACCCATTCACAAGCAGTACATACCCTAACCGTTGGCGCTATGGGTACAATGATCTTATCGATGATTTCTCGAGTATCCTTAGGCCATACCGGCCGAGCAATAATTGCTAGCAAAGTAATGACTGTGGCCTTTATCGCGATTATTTCAGCCGTTATTATCAGGGTCTTCGGTAGCTATTGGTTTAGTAACTACAATTT
- a CDS encoding isocitrate dehydrogenase — MTQQTITVIPGDGIGPSIIDACIKVLDKAGCNFNYEYADAGLAAYEKHGELVPQKTLNLIEKNKISLKGPLTTPVGEGFTSINVTLRKKFKLYANLRPVISFKGTRARYENIDILTIRENTEGMYSGLGQTVSADGETAEALSLVTREGAERIVEFAYQTAIKEGRKKVTAVHKANILKSTSGLFLKVAREVASRYPEIESTEMIVDNCCMQLVMNPEQFDVIVTTNLFGDILSDLCAGLVGGLGMAPGANIGQDCAIFEAVHGSAPDIAGKNLANPTSVILAAIQMLEYMGKNDKAALIRNAITDVIESGDRTTRDLGGEHGTTDFTEALLERL; from the coding sequence ATGACTCAGCAAACTATTACCGTTATTCCTGGCGATGGCATTGGCCCAAGTATTATCGATGCTTGTATTAAAGTATTAGATAAAGCTGGTTGTAACTTTAATTACGAGTATGCGGATGCAGGTTTAGCCGCTTATGAAAAGCACGGCGAACTGGTTCCACAAAAAACGTTAAACCTTATTGAAAAAAATAAGATCAGCCTTAAAGGCCCTCTTACCACACCTGTAGGTGAAGGTTTTACTTCAATCAACGTTACCCTTCGTAAAAAATTCAAATTATACGCTAATTTGCGTCCGGTGATTTCTTTCAAAGGTACTCGTGCACGTTATGAGAATATTGACATTTTAACTATTCGAGAAAACACTGAAGGTATGTATTCTGGCCTTGGCCAAACAGTATCTGCCGATGGTGAAACAGCTGAAGCATTGAGTTTGGTTACTCGTGAAGGTGCTGAACGAATCGTTGAATTTGCTTACCAAACGGCAATAAAAGAAGGCCGTAAAAAAGTTACTGCGGTGCATAAAGCCAACATATTGAAATCTACGTCAGGTTTATTTTTAAAAGTCGCTCGTGAAGTAGCTAGCCGATACCCTGAAATTGAGTCAACAGAAATGATTGTTGATAACTGCTGTATGCAATTAGTAATGAATCCCGAGCAATTTGACGTAATAGTAACAACTAACCTGTTCGGTGATATTTTGTCTGATTTGTGTGCGGGTTTAGTTGGCGGTTTAGGCATGGCCCCTGGTGCTAACATTGGCCAAGACTGTGCTATTTTTGAAGCTGTTCATGGCAGTGCACCTGATATTGCAGGTAAAAATTTAGCCAACCCAACATCTGTGATTTTAGCGGCTATTCAAATGCTTGAATACATGGGGAAGAACGATAAAGCGGCATTAATCCGCAATGCAATTACTGATGTGATAGAGTCTGGGGATAGAACAACTCGTGATTTAGGTGGCGAGCATGGAACCACAGACTTTACCGAAGCGTTGTTAGAGCGGTTATAA
- the rlmM gene encoding 23S rRNA (cytidine(2498)-2'-O)-methyltransferase RlmM, with product MTAIVLYCRPGFEKECGAEIQEKAAWNEVYGYIKVCKNQGLVYFHVHESADADKLIQKLPLARLIFARQWFVTLGDEVELPAFNRVEAISEVLGKDFHYEEIRMETPDTNDGKELSKFIRKLSVPLRQSLRKSGVLAAKEQGNDSRGATILHALFMSGQQVQLGYSYVSNSSEHVMGIHRLKFPGASPSRSTLKLDEAFLYFIPKEEHEERLAGGLNAVDLGSAPGGWTYQLVRRGMMVKAVDNGPMDDALMQTGQVKHYQQDGFKWRPRKKNNYWLVCDMIENPTKVAKLMADWVVEGDCKEAMFNLKLPPTAGRYQLVMKNLQIIKDTLSENSIWYEMYAKHLYYDREEVTVHLRVLGNK from the coding sequence ATGACCGCGATAGTCCTTTATTGTCGACCAGGTTTTGAAAAAGAATGTGGCGCTGAAATTCAAGAAAAAGCTGCATGGAATGAAGTTTATGGTTACATCAAAGTATGTAAGAACCAAGGCTTGGTTTATTTTCATGTTCATGAAAGTGCAGATGCTGACAAGTTAATTCAAAAGCTGCCATTAGCTCGATTAATTTTTGCCCGCCAGTGGTTTGTAACCTTAGGTGACGAAGTTGAACTGCCCGCATTTAATCGGGTTGAGGCAATAAGTGAAGTGTTAGGTAAAGATTTTCATTATGAAGAAATTCGTATGGAAACACCTGATACCAATGATGGTAAAGAGTTGTCTAAATTCATTCGAAAATTATCGGTACCGCTTAGACAAAGTTTACGCAAATCCGGTGTACTGGCTGCTAAAGAGCAGGGTAATGACTCACGCGGCGCAACAATTTTACATGCATTATTCATGTCTGGTCAACAAGTGCAGTTAGGGTATTCTTATGTATCAAACTCTTCAGAGCATGTGATGGGTATACATAGACTAAAATTTCCCGGTGCATCGCCAAGTCGCTCTACATTAAAACTTGATGAAGCATTTTTATACTTTATTCCAAAAGAAGAACATGAAGAACGTCTGGCGGGTGGTTTAAATGCTGTTGATTTAGGCTCGGCTCCGGGGGGCTGGACTTATCAATTGGTTCGTCGCGGCATGATGGTTAAAGCTGTTGATAACGGGCCTATGGATGATGCCTTGATGCAAACTGGGCAAGTTAAGCATTATCAGCAAGATGGCTTTAAATGGCGCCCGCGCAAAAAGAATAATTACTGGTTAGTGTGCGACATGATTGAAAACCCAACCAAAGTTGCCAAATTAATGGCTGATTGGGTAGTAGAGGGGGATTGTAAAGAAGCTATGTTTAATTTAAAGCTGCCGCCAACAGCCGGGCGTTATCAGCTAGTAATGAAAAACTTGCAGATCATAAAGGACACGTTATCTGAAAATAGCATTTGGTATGAAATGTATGCCAAGCATTTATATTACGATCGTGAAGAAGTAACCGTGCATTTACGTGTGTTAGGTAATAAGTAG